aaaaaacaaacatttaaaaattagggagtgagctgcagcagcttgaCAAAGTTGACTGAAGTTGAATACCACAAGTGGCAAGTGGAAGAGAAGACAAAAGTTCACTTACTCCAAGATCTCATTGTACTCGATGCTCTCCTCGAGGTTTTGCAGGTTAGGGTTAGCACTGCGGATTGCTCTCATATAGGCTTTTAGCAGCTGAATGTCCCGTTTCTGGAGTGTAAGAGCGCCAGAGTCAGTGAAAAATCTCACAAAATTTCTAAAAGCTTTGAAAGGAATTTATAACTGGTAATAACTAGTCTGGTCTAGTCACCTTGAAAAGTTGCACATACCaggatgtaaaatatttttatttctttggaTCCAGTATTCTgcatttaaatcagtttttctgGACAAATACTAACCCTCAACTCTTTCAGTGAGGGCAGATTAAAAATTATCTATttggaatatacagtatgtaatataacagtaccaaaaaaaaaaaaaaatcaccacagTCACAATATAATAGTCATATTTTTCTCCACCACTTGTTAATACCACTTTTAGAAAAAAGAGAACAATGCAGtaccaaacacaaacatcatacACACAGACCTCTGTCGATAGCTACACCACACAGACATATCACACTCAAATACTTTGATAGATCCCATCCTACAAATTATCATATGTAGCCAAATGTTTCAAACCCAAAAAGCATTAGAGTAACTGAGACAGAGTGCAGTATAGCTTATTTTAGTATAAAATTTAATCAGTCATTATAAAGTGGTTGTTATGGAAAAGAAATATGCTGTTTCTGTATATGGCTGTTTCTAAATATGATCCACACACATTTGTCAACAATATTTTTCAGGAGTAGGCAGATTAAGTATTTTGTGGTTAATATATCAATAAGCAGGAAAAATGTTCTTACTTGCTCCCCCAACTGGTGTTTATGTTCTGCCACAGTTTTCTCCAAATCTGAAATTTTAGTCTGTTGCTGCTGGACGACACTTCGCAAGTGTTTGATACAGTTATGGTTGGGGAGCTCATCTTTGGGCATCTCAAGGCTGCCcgagagaggaagaaacaataaacaagagagaaaaaagaaaactgaatacaacattttttcaaattatatacaatatttaatgattattatattttttgttgagCAGCTGTTGAGTTATGATCTCCCACACCTTAGAAACTTATGTTCTGAAGGTTGAACAGACAAATTAATAATCAGTGCACTCAACTCTAACTATCTCCTGACAAACGGAAGTCACTCACCCACACCCGTCCTCACAGTTAACAGGCCTTTTGGGATTGTGCTCACAGTCCTTGAGGTGTGACTGCAGCTGGTCCAGCCGTAGTGTGGCTACACAGCCAAAGCTCGCATTGTCACAGCTGATCTGTAGTTTAGACAGCATGTTGCGCATGATGCGTGGCACAGGCCGGAGGTGAGCTAGTGTCACTACTGTGCGGTCAACAGGACAAATCTGCTGCTGGGCGAACCACTGTGTTATACAGGCATTGCAGAAGGCATGCTCGCAGTGCGGGGCCTGAAAATTATAATGAGaccaaaaaaatttaaaaatctgacaaAGCGCTGATACAGTTAACAGCTCATGATTCATCAGAAGATGACTCACCTGCACAGGTTCTTCTAGCACTCCACTACATATAGGACACAGCAGGTCTTCATCCACCTCCCCTTGGAACCTCGTAACGTCGTACCCCATGGTACATTACTGGGAGCCGCAACCTCCTGAGCAACACACAACCAAGCAAATTAGGTTTCCAGGCGACTTAACTGCGACAAGACATGACTGCagatatttcacacaaactcaTTTATAGAGGGAGAAAATATTTAGAGCCTACCTCACTCACAAAAGGCCTCAAATGCTTCCATTCAGCTCTGGATGTGTTGCTGACAGGTCACATCTGGCACAGGTCATCTGTCTGGCTGAAGAGACACAAAGACTccctgcaaaaaataaaaatacattgaagaaaaaaatccacactgactatttagtttttaaaagatTGATGCTTGGCTGATGGTTATATCAAGCTAAGTTATGCTTTGTCATCCTAACCAACAtcataaacacaacatcaatGCAGACATATTTAAATAGCTGAGGCATTAGTGATTTCCAACCTGCCTTATCATGAACTGACAAATGTATATACTAGGATATCCCTATAAAAGGTAAGAAATAGTAGAATGTTGATATCTAATCTACACATTTTTGTCACATATTGCTAAATTAATTAAGACAGAATGACTCAATAAATCCTCGAAGCGACGTCCTTGATCCGTAACGTTTTCTATCGTTATCCTCGACATGTGGAGCTCCCACATCCGAGCAGAGGATCCTGTTGTCCCCGTTGACTGGTGGCTGACCTAATTTCAGTTGGAGGCAGCACACACCGGTCTGGAGGCGATTTTCAGATCCCTTTCCTCCCATCGCACTCAGCATGCCTTGCAAACAAGCGAACCTTTCATGCTAACGTCAgctacgtgtatgtgtgtgtgtatgtgacagatTCCTCTGTCGTTGTTAACGTTAcactaaaaaacacaatgtcATAAGCGAGCCCAACCTGGTGCCATATtgactgaataaaaataatcaagTTCAGATTTCAGTGTACTTTGCTCgtcatgtaataaatatggAAAAGCCTTGCTAACTAGCTAGCTCTACGGCACCGTTGGTTTCCTCTGGATATTAGCCATCGAGCTAACCAGACAGAGCTCAGTCTGGGCAAACTACACCGACTAATGTCTGTTTACAATCAGCCACGTTGGAATAAAACATCATAACCGAGTGATTGACTTACTTGAACATGTAGCAAAACAGATCCTAGTCAcgattttaaatgtattttcgGTCGTCCTACTCTGACTACTAGCTCGCTAGCCACGTCCTGTGCTACATCCTACGCTTCCCTGCGTCGTCAGTACGCAAGCGGGTGGAAACGTCATGACGTAAATTAAGCGCTTTTGATTGGTCAGTCATCagtatctatctgtctatccaTCTATCGTTTTTCCCATTTTACACTTGGATTTACACACGTCAGCAGAGTATTTATTCATACATGTATATCCAAAACAGTTTGAACTTGAAGCCCACACCTTTGTTCTCAGTGTACCTTAATATATCTCATCCATTCCTGCAAAATGAAACAGTCCACAAagacaagaataaaaaagaCTGAACCATACTCAAATAGACCTGAAAATAATGATGGAGTACAATGAATGAATCagtatttttcttcaaatgtcAAACACCAAAAGGGTACCAAGCCCAGATGAGCTTACAAAAAAGTCCTTACAGTACAGAGTGTgcagaatatattttaaaactaaCAAAACCACATTATTTGTTAAGAGTACTCATGCAATGTGATGACATTGGTTTTTGGCGGTGTTGGAACATGTAATCACAGTGGTAGTGAGTGATGACTCATGTTTTCAATGTGTCCCTCTGTTAAACCGTATCCCACAGACTCTGCATGCTGG
This window of the Thunnus albacares chromosome 5, fThuAlb1.1, whole genome shotgun sequence genome carries:
- the rnf41 gene encoding E3 ubiquitin-protein ligase NRDP1; translation: MGYDVTRFQGEVDEDLLCPICSGVLEEPVQAPHCEHAFCNACITQWFAQQQICPVDRTVVTLAHLRPVPRIMRNMLSKLQISCDNASFGCVATLRLDQLQSHLKDCEHNPKRPVNCEDGCGLEMPKDELPNHNCIKHLRSVVQQQQTKISDLEKTVAEHKHQLGEQKRDIQLLKAYMRAIRSANPNLQNLEESIEYNEILEWVNSMQPARVTRWGGMISTPDAVLQAVIKRSLIDSGCPLSIVNDLIENAHERNWPQGLATLETRQMNRRYYENYVAKRIPGKQAVVVMACENQHMGEDMILEPGLVMIFAHGVEEIL